From Lolium perenne isolate Kyuss_39 chromosome 5, Kyuss_2.0, whole genome shotgun sequence, a single genomic window includes:
- the LOC139831420 gene encoding uncharacterized protein, whose amino-acid sequence MSTLMDEELAVADATRDVAGYDEHLAILICLLAMIVEEDKPIIGDSVPGWRKSKPRQRMEGYCMLYTDYFANDPLHGDAIFHHRFRMGRKLFLKIVDNLREIDYFKFKRDVFDEHDSTTIDCMYRLCRAIVAVFGKTYLCTPNVAD is encoded by the exons ATGTCCACGCTCATGGACGAGGAGCTCGCTGTCGCGGATGCTACCAGGGATGTCGCTGGATACGATGAACATCTGGCTATCCTCATCTGCCTATTGGCCATGATCGTTGAGGAGGACAAGCCGATCATTGGTGACTCCGTGCCGGGGTGGCGAAAGAGCAAGCCAAGGCAGAGGATGGAAGGCTACTGCATGCTCTACACCGACTACTTCGCCAACGATCCATTGCATGGTGATGCCATATTCCACCATCGTTTTCGGATGGGTAGGAAGCTCTTCCTGAAAATAGTAGATAATTTGAGGGAGATCGACTACTTCAAATTCAAGAGAGACGTCTTCGACGAGCATG ACTCCACGACCATTGATTGCATGTACAGATTATGCAGGGCAATTGTGGCGGTGTTTGGAAAGACCTATCTATGCACACCAAATGTGGcagactga